From a single Granulicella aggregans genomic region:
- the hslV gene encoding ATP-dependent protease subunit HslV yields MRDKSTVSTASDSITLDQAAPNSTGHPLDLGEGRRIRSTTVICVRRGDSVVMAADGQVSLGATVMKGSAKKIRKLYNDKVLAGFAGSTADAFSLFSRFETKLEQFAGNLGRSAVELAKDWRTDKMLRQLEALLIVTDAKSTFLLSGTGDVIDPDEGIATIGSGGSYALAAARALMENTDLTAREIATKSLAIAGQICIYTNDQMTIEELKSE; encoded by the coding sequence ATGCGCGATAAATCGACCGTTTCTACAGCTTCAGACAGCATCACCCTGGACCAGGCAGCACCGAATTCGACCGGCCACCCGCTTGACCTTGGCGAGGGCCGCCGCATCCGTTCCACCACCGTCATCTGCGTCCGCCGGGGCGACTCCGTCGTGATGGCCGCCGATGGGCAGGTCTCGCTTGGGGCAACGGTAATGAAGGGCTCGGCGAAGAAGATTCGCAAGCTCTACAACGACAAGGTTCTCGCAGGATTTGCGGGATCGACCGCCGACGCGTTTTCACTCTTCAGCCGCTTTGAGACGAAGCTGGAGCAGTTTGCCGGAAATCTCGGACGCTCTGCCGTCGAGCTCGCGAAGGACTGGCGCACGGACAAGATGCTTCGCCAGCTTGAGGCGCTGCTGATCGTGACGGACGCCAAATCGACCTTCCTGCTAAGCGGGACGGGCGACGTGATCGATCCGGATGAAGGCATCGCCACGATTGGGTCGGGCGGCAGCTATGCTCTCGCTGCGGCAAGGGCGTTGATGGAGAACACGGACCTTACGGCGCGCGAGATTGCGACGAAGTCGCTGGCGATTGCGGGACAGATCTGTATCTATACGAACGACCAGATGACGATTGAAGAATTGAAGTCGGAGTAA
- the hslU gene encoding ATP-dependent protease ATPase subunit HslU, protein MAIFLPGTAEDQALALDEMTPREIVAELDKYVVGQQAAKRAVAIALRNRMRRQKLPPELAEDIMPKNIIMIGPTGVGKTEIARRLAKLTNSPFLKVEASKFTEVGYVGRDVESIVRDLVEIAIDMVRDEKLDDVEEKAEMNAEDRLLDLLLPPPPISVAANASVSPISVVPPPVDESKVIELPVSPVDGSNSEKSDKPGDSHTRTREKLRQQFREGKLDDRIVELDVRDRNTQSFEVISNMGPNSGPDQGGEGMDLREMLPGLFGQRTKKRKMKVSEAFEYLVQEEESRLIDMDQVTRLAVERVEDSGMVFLDEIDKIAGREGGHGPDVSREGVQRDILPIVEGTTVSTKYGMVSTDHILFIAAGAFHVSKPSDLIPELQGRFPIRVELHSLTVNDFVRILTEPKSSLVKQSTALLETEGLKLEFTKEAILEMAQFAFRVNETTENIGARRLHTIMERVLDEISFQAPDLFKSPRPEATEEGVVAEIGASAPLTAEPQPPSPPLPVIERQTATGTEKVIVIDPEYVKQQVASIVKDQDLSRYIL, encoded by the coding sequence ATGGCAATTTTTCTCCCCGGAACCGCAGAAGACCAGGCCCTCGCACTCGACGAGATGACGCCGCGCGAAATCGTCGCGGAGCTCGATAAATATGTCGTCGGCCAGCAGGCGGCCAAACGCGCCGTCGCCATCGCCCTGCGCAACCGCATGAGGCGGCAGAAGCTCCCGCCGGAGCTCGCCGAAGACATCATGCCGAAGAACATCATCATGATCGGGCCCACGGGCGTCGGCAAGACGGAGATCGCGCGCAGGCTGGCGAAGCTGACCAACTCTCCGTTTCTCAAGGTGGAAGCCTCTAAATTTACGGAGGTTGGCTATGTGGGGCGTGATGTCGAATCCATCGTCCGCGATCTGGTTGAGATCGCCATCGACATGGTGCGCGACGAGAAGTTGGACGACGTGGAAGAGAAGGCCGAGATGAACGCCGAAGACCGGCTGCTCGACCTGTTGCTGCCTCCTCCGCCGATCTCAGTGGCCGCCAATGCGTCGGTCTCGCCGATATCGGTTGTGCCGCCGCCGGTTGACGAATCGAAGGTGATTGAGCTGCCGGTTTCGCCGGTCGATGGGAGCAATTCCGAGAAGTCCGACAAGCCGGGCGACAGTCATACCCGCACTCGCGAGAAGCTGCGCCAGCAGTTTCGCGAGGGCAAACTGGACGACCGCATCGTCGAGCTTGACGTGCGTGACCGCAACACGCAAAGCTTTGAAGTAATCAGCAACATGGGCCCGAACTCCGGCCCCGATCAGGGCGGCGAAGGCATGGACCTGCGCGAGATGCTGCCGGGTCTCTTCGGCCAGCGCACGAAGAAGCGCAAGATGAAGGTCTCTGAAGCCTTCGAGTATCTGGTGCAGGAAGAAGAGTCGCGCCTCATCGATATGGACCAGGTCACGCGGCTCGCTGTCGAACGTGTCGAAGACTCCGGCATGGTCTTCCTCGACGAGATCGACAAGATCGCTGGACGCGAGGGTGGCCACGGCCCCGATGTCTCGCGCGAAGGAGTCCAGCGCGACATCCTTCCCATCGTCGAAGGCACCACGGTCAGCACCAAGTACGGCATGGTCTCGACCGACCACATCCTGTTTATTGCGGCAGGCGCCTTCCACGTCTCGAAGCCAAGCGACCTGATTCCGGAGCTGCAGGGCCGCTTTCCCATCCGCGTCGAGCTGCACTCGCTCACCGTGAACGACTTCGTCCGCATCCTCACGGAGCCGAAGTCCTCGCTGGTCAAGCAATCGACCGCGCTTCTCGAGACCGAAGGTCTGAAGCTTGAGTTCACCAAGGAAGCGATCCTCGAGATGGCGCAGTTCGCCTTCCGCGTGAATGAGACGACCGAGAACATTGGAGCCCGCCGTCTGCACACGATCATGGAGCGCGTGCTGGACGAGATCAGCTTCCAGGCGCCCGACCTGTTCAAGTCGCCACGGCCTGAGGCCACCGAAGAAGGTGTGGTTGCCGAGATCGGCGCGTCGGCTCCGCTGACGGCTGAACCTCAGCCACCGTCGCCACCGCTTCCGGTGATCGAACGTCAGACGGCAACCGGAACGGAGAAGGTCATCGTCATCGATCCGGAGTACGTGAAGCAACAGGTCGCCAGCATCGTGAAGGACCAGGACCTAAGCCGTTACATTCTCTAG
- a CDS encoding acyltransferase family protein, whose amino-acid sequence MGLSSTTAKPELSTSAPGGFAHIPQLDGVRGLAILLILIHHSLSSNPQTNSRVIAFFIAIRESMWVGVDLFFALSGFLITGILFDSLSGSHFLRNFYGRRAVRIFPLYYLALFMVWLMGLPIAMHWSGYEWVLIAYLDNTRLWIGHAVPHPLVDLTGHLWSLALEEQFYLVWPLLVLLLRDRRRLIVTALALSVVALGLRCVLVAHGTPEEITYKMLPCRLDGLLLGGVLALAIRGPRRELWLRRAPIVFLISSGILLLVAIREHGIDWQHSRFINSVGYTLTALASTALIAMTLSSGSRLAHTFRQSWLRWFGRYSYGIYVWHMIVPFLVVPPLHSALSMHLHNKLLLLLANAVAGATVSIAVSVLSYQAFEVHFLRLKRFFAYRGLRAQ is encoded by the coding sequence ATGGGCTTATCCTCCACCACTGCAAAGCCTGAGCTCTCTACCTCCGCCCCCGGAGGCTTCGCCCATATCCCACAGCTTGACGGCGTGCGCGGCCTCGCCATTCTGCTGATCCTGATTCACCACTCGCTCTCTTCGAATCCTCAGACAAATTCGCGGGTGATCGCCTTCTTCATCGCGATCCGGGAGTCGATGTGGGTTGGCGTCGATCTCTTCTTCGCGCTCTCCGGCTTCCTCATCACGGGCATCCTCTTCGACTCGTTGAGCGGCTCCCACTTTCTGCGCAACTTCTATGGCCGGCGCGCGGTCCGCATCTTTCCGCTCTACTACCTCGCGCTCTTCATGGTTTGGCTGATGGGCCTTCCTATCGCGATGCACTGGAGCGGCTACGAGTGGGTGCTGATCGCTTACCTCGATAACACGCGGCTTTGGATCGGCCATGCAGTGCCTCATCCGCTGGTCGACCTGACGGGGCACCTCTGGTCGCTCGCGCTGGAAGAGCAGTTCTACCTCGTGTGGCCATTGCTTGTGCTGCTATTGCGGGATCGCCGCAGGCTCATCGTTACCGCGCTTGCTCTTTCCGTCGTGGCTCTGGGTCTCCGCTGCGTGCTTGTGGCGCACGGCACTCCAGAGGAGATCACCTACAAGATGCTTCCCTGCCGACTCGATGGCTTGCTGCTGGGAGGCGTATTGGCTCTGGCGATCCGCGGACCTCGCCGCGAACTCTGGCTTCGCCGCGCGCCCATCGTCTTCCTCATCTCTTCTGGGATTCTGCTGCTCGTTGCGATCCGCGAGCACGGCATCGACTGGCAGCACAGCCGATTCATCAACTCCGTTGGCTACACGCTCACCGCGCTTGCGTCGACCGCGCTGATCGCGATGACCCTCAGCTCAGGCTCACGGCTCGCACACACCTTCAGACAATCGTGGCTTCGTTGGTTCGGACGCTACAGCTACGGCATCTACGTATGGCACATGATCGTGCCATTCCTAGTGGTGCCGCCGCTTCATTCCGCGCTAAGTATGCATCTGCACAACAAGCTGCTGTTGCTGCTCGCCAACGCTGTTGCCGGAGCGACCGTCAGCATTGCCGTAAGCGTGCTCAGCTATCAGGCGTTCGAGGTCCACTTCCTGCGCCTCAAGCGGTTCTTTGCCTATCGCGGGCTGAGAGCACAGTAA
- a CDS encoding transaldolase gives MATLLEQLKKVTTVVADTGDINSIEKFKPTDSTTNPSLIAAAAQMPEYAQIVDDVLKESREALGDKATDEQVANQAFKSLAVAFGKKILQIVPGRVSTEVDARLSYDTEKTLEQARDIIAQYDKAGIGRERVLVKIASTWEGIKAAEILEKEGIHCNLTLLFGLHQAIACAEAKVTLISPFVGRILDWYKKDTGKDYTGADDPGVQSVTTIFNYYKKFGYKTQVMGASFRNIGEITELAGSDLLTIAPKLLAELDSTEGDLPLKLDAEKAKTLDIQKITIDKATFDKMHAEDRMAHDKLQEGIDGFSKALEDLEKLLAKRLQELVQPVTA, from the coding sequence ATGGCAACTCTTCTCGAACAGCTCAAGAAAGTGACCACCGTCGTCGCCGACACCGGGGACATCAACTCCATTGAAAAGTTCAAGCCAACGGACTCGACGACCAATCCCTCCCTGATCGCCGCCGCCGCCCAGATGCCGGAGTACGCGCAGATCGTCGACGACGTTCTGAAGGAGTCGCGCGAGGCTCTCGGCGACAAGGCGACCGACGAGCAGGTTGCCAACCAGGCGTTCAAGTCGCTCGCCGTGGCCTTCGGCAAGAAGATCCTGCAGATCGTCCCCGGCCGCGTCTCGACCGAGGTCGACGCACGCCTGAGCTACGACACCGAAAAGACGCTGGAGCAGGCCCGCGACATCATCGCGCAGTACGACAAGGCCGGCATCGGCCGCGAGCGCGTGCTGGTGAAGATCGCCTCCACCTGGGAGGGCATCAAGGCCGCCGAGATCCTCGAGAAGGAAGGCATTCACTGCAACCTGACGCTGCTCTTCGGCCTGCACCAGGCGATCGCCTGCGCTGAGGCCAAGGTCACCCTGATCTCGCCCTTCGTCGGACGCATCCTTGACTGGTACAAGAAGGACACGGGCAAGGACTACACCGGCGCGGACGATCCGGGCGTGCAGTCCGTCACGACCATCTTCAACTACTACAAGAAGTTCGGCTACAAGACCCAGGTGATGGGCGCTAGCTTCCGCAACATCGGCGAGATCACCGAGCTTGCCGGATCGGATCTGCTGACCATCGCTCCGAAGCTGCTGGCCGAACTCGATTCGACTGAAGGCGACCTGCCGTTGAAGCTTGATGCGGAGAAGGCGAAGACGCTCGATATCCAAAAGATCACCATCGACAAGGCGACCTTCGACAAGATGCACGCCGAAGACCGCATGGCCCACGACAAGCTGCAGGAAGGCATCGATGGCTTCTCGAAGGCGCTCGAGGATCTCGAGAAGCTGCTGGCAAAGCGTCTGCAGGAGCTTGTGCAGCCAGTAACCGCATAA
- a CDS encoding fibronectin type III domain-containing protein, with product MPRTFAASSVFFAALLAGCANPGPPRPPSLQLPEMVSDLSAERIGDRVHLRWTTPSRTTDGLDIKGALAAEICRSAGAPPPKTNAASKKAPPACIAVQKVPTSPGAASAWDDLPQALLADPAGLLTYRIQILNAAGRSAGASSSAAFAASGAAPAPVASLTASASEAGGVLTWKAHDGGEALLVDLARTDLAQRNSPSAAGARRSSAPVAAPARHGKGARSNQADADFGEIHLRARAEATVAAADGLAGTVDTSVEMGENYRYVAEQVRVVTLDGRTLEIRSQPTVPVTLAMRDTFPPKAPTGLATIPGETEALNGSSAISYIDLSWEPSSEPDLAGYFVYRQLARPNGDPQGPLGKMTPLPIAAPAYRDVAVAPGQRYIYFVTAVDASGNESAPSAKAQEVAAAQNVGSPH from the coding sequence TTGCCCCGGACGTTTGCCGCATCTTCGGTGTTTTTCGCGGCGCTCCTGGCAGGCTGCGCCAACCCTGGGCCGCCGCGGCCGCCTTCCCTACAACTCCCTGAGATGGTGAGCGACCTATCCGCCGAGCGCATTGGCGACCGGGTCCATCTGCGGTGGACGACACCCTCCCGGACCACCGATGGCCTGGACATCAAAGGCGCTTTGGCCGCGGAGATATGCCGCAGCGCAGGTGCGCCACCGCCTAAGACGAATGCAGCGTCGAAAAAAGCGCCACCAGCGTGCATCGCCGTTCAAAAGGTTCCCACGTCGCCGGGAGCCGCTTCAGCGTGGGACGATCTGCCGCAAGCGTTGCTGGCAGATCCGGCCGGGCTGTTGACTTATCGAATCCAGATTCTCAACGCCGCAGGCCGGTCGGCCGGAGCATCCAGCTCAGCGGCTTTTGCTGCATCGGGTGCTGCTCCTGCGCCGGTCGCTTCGCTAACCGCGTCGGCCAGCGAAGCTGGCGGTGTCCTTACCTGGAAGGCGCACGACGGTGGTGAGGCATTGCTGGTCGACCTCGCCCGTACTGATCTGGCACAGCGAAACTCGCCATCTGCCGCTGGGGCAAGGCGCTCGAGCGCCCCTGTCGCTGCGCCGGCTCGGCACGGAAAAGGGGCGAGATCCAACCAGGCAGACGCCGACTTTGGCGAGATTCACTTGCGAGCACGAGCCGAAGCCACGGTAGCTGCAGCCGACGGTCTGGCCGGCACGGTCGATACCTCTGTGGAGATGGGTGAAAATTATCGCTATGTGGCTGAGCAGGTTCGAGTTGTAACTCTTGATGGCCGCACATTGGAGATCCGTAGCCAGCCCACGGTTCCGGTTACGCTCGCGATGCGGGATACGTTCCCACCGAAGGCTCCCACGGGTTTGGCTACCATTCCAGGTGAAACTGAGGCCCTAAACGGATCGTCGGCGATCTCCTACATTGATCTCTCCTGGGAACCGAGCTCGGAGCCGGATCTCGCCGGATACTTTGTCTACCGTCAACTTGCGCGGCCAAACGGCGATCCGCAAGGCCCATTAGGGAAGATGACGCCGTTACCGATAGCCGCTCCGGCGTATCGGGATGTGGCGGTCGCGCCCGGTCAGCGTTATATTTATTTCGTAACGGCTGTCGACGCTTCTGGAAACGAGAGCGCGCCGTCGGCGAAGGCCCAGGAAGTTGCCGCAGCACAAAACGTCGGTTCGCCGCACTAA
- a CDS encoding helix-turn-helix domain-containing protein, producing the protein MPRTSALAATPDVSEPVIGSALFSPEIKTADLEQAGPQVDGEAAESFIAEKRIGERIKHLRLKKSMGLVELGRHTGLSASFLSQLETGRVVPTLRNLARIAMVFSKDLSYFFEPEPQTLFRVHRAKDRVRLPQSGVADPCYFFESLGYMVPDRQLDPYFAEFLPAKKGREARAHQHTGCEFLFLLSGRLDIQHGEVTHHIDAGDAIYFDADTVHSYQCSGEESATAIIVTLQQPIPYTSGRAGHLNGASPNRGRTLPSAQAKGRPDGQSNGDQANRVMRKTGASPVL; encoded by the coding sequence ATGCCCAGGACTTCTGCCCTTGCCGCAACACCCGACGTCTCTGAGCCGGTTATCGGCTCTGCCCTGTTCTCCCCCGAAATCAAGACTGCCGACCTCGAGCAAGCCGGCCCGCAGGTTGACGGCGAGGCCGCCGAGAGCTTTATCGCGGAGAAGCGCATCGGCGAGCGGATTAAGCACTTGAGGCTGAAAAAGTCGATGGGGCTGGTCGAACTTGGGCGGCACACCGGCCTCTCCGCCAGCTTCCTTTCGCAGCTCGAGACGGGCCGTGTGGTTCCGACGCTGCGTAACCTGGCACGCATTGCCATGGTCTTTTCGAAGGACCTCAGCTACTTCTTCGAGCCGGAGCCGCAGACGCTCTTTCGCGTCCACCGCGCGAAGGACCGCGTGCGTCTGCCGCAAAGCGGAGTCGCGGATCCTTGTTATTTCTTCGAGAGCCTGGGATACATGGTTCCCGACCGCCAGCTCGATCCGTATTTCGCGGAGTTTCTTCCGGCCAAAAAGGGGCGTGAGGCCAGGGCGCACCAGCACACGGGCTGCGAGTTCCTGTTCTTGCTCTCGGGCCGTCTCGATATCCAGCATGGCGAGGTCACTCACCACATCGATGCCGGTGACGCCATCTATTTCGATGCGGACACGGTGCACAGCTATCAGTGCTCCGGAGAGGAGTCGGCGACAGCGATCATCGTCACGCTGCAGCAACCGATTCCTTACACCAGCGGTCGCGCGGGACATCTCAACGGAGCATCGCCAAACCGGGGGAGAACGCTTCCTTCCGCGCAGGCGAAAGGAAGACCGGACGGCCAGTCCAATGGGGATCAAGCCAACCGGGTGATGAGGAAGACAGGGGCCTCGCCAGTTCTGTAA
- a CDS encoding alpha/beta hydrolase family protein → MSLTIWSRFTLVPFVLLAGIAAAEEKPATFPTNEQLRHFKAMGDPRLSPDGKQVLLRMVDATAEGAKGHLWLVPVDGSAARQLTYSPDADKTGERSGMWMPDGQSILFLAHRGEHTSLFLLPMNGGEAKAFELKVAPLADNSKLPGALPTAAPDAAKSAKDDKPEMVAIDVAGFRISPDGKAIALIADDPQTAGEKKQKDAKADAAWVDHDTHGSRLYLLNVASSKLTVAGVPFDVRGAEWSSDSSKLVVEREEPNGVSELGPSMSGWVVSMSDPAHPSKVDDLPATLEAAAWSEDGASLIYLAQAKHEAPPGYSDLYTYTLATKTTKNLTDGFDGSIGRMEPLPLKDGSILEIAEKGLTTTAIKYSPDGRASVIESPSATVSGLVTNSAESGFAFLGSSGGSAPQLFYTASLGEAPRALATPPLVPDGVKSLAPKRISWKSDGFTIDGMLYLPPQAATEKVPLVVEVHGGPLGAYLDSYSIFVDYLLGQGWAVLETNPRGSTGRGAAFAAANKNDLGGGDYRDIMAGVDYVLKTAPIDPAKLALTGYSYGGEMAGFVETKTERFKAIVSMAPVIDQNSEYGTEKGSWYDQWYFGKPWEHEADAWRQSPLSGVAHAKTPFLLIQGESDTTDPLGQSQEMYRALRQMKVHVDLVTYPRVDHGPLGGAIYGSPTNEPWHGFDARRRIVNFIAKSFGEPEPEK, encoded by the coding sequence ATGTCTCTCACAATCTGGAGCCGTTTCACTCTCGTTCCGTTCGTCCTGCTCGCTGGAATTGCCGCCGCCGAAGAGAAGCCTGCCACCTTCCCCACGAACGAACAGCTTCGCCACTTCAAAGCGATGGGCGATCCCAGGCTCTCGCCCGACGGCAAGCAGGTGCTGCTCCGTATGGTCGACGCGACCGCAGAAGGCGCGAAGGGGCATCTATGGCTGGTCCCGGTGGATGGCTCAGCGGCGAGACAACTGACCTATTCGCCCGATGCGGACAAGACCGGCGAGCGCTCCGGCATGTGGATGCCCGACGGGCAGAGCATCCTCTTCCTCGCCCATCGCGGCGAGCACACCTCGCTCTTCCTGTTGCCAATGAACGGAGGCGAGGCGAAGGCCTTCGAGTTGAAGGTCGCGCCGCTTGCCGATAACTCAAAGCTGCCCGGAGCTCTTCCTACAGCGGCGCCCGACGCGGCGAAGAGCGCTAAAGATGACAAGCCGGAGATGGTTGCGATCGATGTTGCGGGCTTCCGAATCTCTCCGGATGGCAAGGCCATCGCGCTGATCGCGGACGATCCGCAGACGGCCGGCGAGAAGAAGCAGAAGGACGCGAAGGCGGACGCGGCCTGGGTCGATCACGACACCCACGGCTCTCGGCTCTATCTCCTCAATGTAGCTTCCAGCAAGCTTACGGTCGCAGGAGTTCCGTTCGACGTTCGCGGAGCCGAATGGAGTTCCGACTCCAGCAAGTTAGTTGTGGAACGCGAAGAGCCCAACGGCGTATCCGAGCTTGGCCCGTCGATGAGCGGATGGGTCGTCTCAATGAGCGATCCGGCGCATCCGTCGAAGGTTGACGACCTGCCTGCGACGCTGGAGGCGGCGGCCTGGTCGGAGGACGGAGCCTCGCTCATCTACCTGGCGCAGGCAAAGCACGAAGCCCCTCCCGGCTATTCCGATCTCTATACCTACACTCTGGCAACAAAGACCACGAAGAACCTGACCGACGGCTTCGATGGCTCAATCGGCAGAATGGAGCCGCTGCCGCTGAAAGACGGATCGATCCTTGAGATCGCCGAAAAAGGTCTCACGACGACAGCCATCAAGTACTCCCCCGATGGACGCGCCTCGGTGATCGAATCGCCTTCGGCAACCGTCTCCGGCCTGGTGACGAACTCTGCGGAGTCGGGCTTCGCATTCCTGGGCAGCAGCGGTGGAAGCGCGCCGCAGCTCTTCTATACCGCCTCGCTGGGTGAAGCTCCGAGGGCGCTGGCAACTCCGCCGCTCGTCCCCGACGGCGTGAAGTCACTCGCTCCAAAGCGCATCTCGTGGAAGAGCGATGGCTTCACCATCGACGGCATGCTCTACCTTCCGCCCCAGGCGGCAACCGAGAAAGTACCTCTTGTCGTCGAAGTTCATGGAGGCCCGCTCGGCGCGTATCTCGATAGTTATTCGATCTTCGTTGACTACCTTCTCGGCCAGGGCTGGGCGGTATTGGAGACGAACCCGCGTGGGAGCACCGGTCGCGGCGCGGCCTTCGCGGCAGCCAACAAGAACGACCTCGGCGGCGGCGACTATCGCGACATCATGGCCGGCGTCGACTACGTTCTTAAGACGGCACCCATCGATCCCGCAAAGCTGGCGCTGACCGGCTACAGCTACGGCGGCGAGATGGCCGGCTTCGTCGAGACCAAGACCGAACGCTTCAAGGCCATCGTCAGCATGGCACCGGTCATCGACCAGAACAGCGAGTACGGGACGGAAAAGGGTTCCTGGTACGACCAGTGGTACTTTGGCAAGCCGTGGGAGCATGAGGCCGATGCCTGGCGGCAGAGCCCGCTCTCAGGCGTCGCCCATGCGAAGACTCCGTTTCTGTTGATCCAGGGCGAGAGCGATACCACCGATCCCCTCGGCCAGTCGCAGGAGATGTACCGCGCACTGCGCCAGATGAAAGTTCACGTGGATCTCGTCACCTACCCGCGAGTCGATCACGGCCCGCTTGGCGGAGCGATCTACGGCTCGCCCACCAACGAACCGTGGCACGGCTTCGACGCTCGGCGCCGGATCGTCAACTTCATCGCCAAGAGCTTTGGCGAACCCGAGCCGGAAAAATAA
- a CDS encoding glycoside hydrolase family 27 protein, which translates to MSKPCLFRRSLSVAALSLISALPLVAQKGVLAPTPPMGWNSWDSYGLTITEEQFKANVEVEAARLKPAGYSYAVVDEGWYLGNPEAADKHPDTLAYRMDASGRYQPSPNRFATAQGDAGFAPLAKFVHAKGLKFGIHIIRGVPKGAVKANLPVAGSGYRASDLADTSDTCPWNPDNFGVKNNAAGQAWYDSMFKQYAAWGVDYVKVDCIASHPYKADEIAMIHKAIVKTGRPIVLSLSPGPAPLENAVAFGEKAQLWRISNDVWDRWTAPQDKDLFPQPIKAQFDVIDSWTKYVKPGNWPDADMLPLGTLGPIPGWGEPRETRLTHDEQRTLITLWCIAREPLFFGGNLTKLDDWTASLLTNPEVIAMDQHGQDQHLAATDGDVVAWTSKGAAGAQYLAIFNRGDASTEIKQPFAHYGLTGKAYRSTELWTKSSTATSDSVSATIPPHGAVLFELKP; encoded by the coding sequence ATGTCGAAGCCCTGCCTGTTCCGCCGTTCTCTCTCTGTCGCAGCCTTGTCTCTGATCTCCGCTTTGCCGCTCGTCGCGCAGAAGGGTGTTCTGGCTCCGACTCCGCCGATGGGCTGGAACAGCTGGGACTCCTATGGGCTGACGATTACCGAAGAACAGTTCAAGGCGAACGTCGAGGTGGAAGCGGCGCGGTTGAAGCCTGCCGGATACAGCTATGCCGTCGTCGACGAAGGCTGGTATCTCGGCAATCCCGAGGCCGCAGACAAGCACCCCGATACGCTCGCGTACCGCATGGACGCGAGTGGACGCTACCAGCCCTCGCCGAACCGGTTCGCCACGGCGCAGGGCGACGCGGGCTTCGCTCCGCTGGCGAAGTTCGTCCACGCCAAGGGGCTGAAGTTCGGCATCCACATCATTCGTGGCGTTCCCAAGGGAGCGGTGAAGGCGAACCTGCCGGTTGCAGGTAGCGGTTACCGGGCCAGCGATTTGGCGGATACCAGCGACACCTGCCCGTGGAATCCGGACAACTTCGGCGTCAAGAATAACGCTGCCGGACAGGCCTGGTATGACTCCATGTTCAAGCAGTACGCGGCCTGGGGCGTCGACTACGTCAAAGTCGACTGCATCGCCTCGCATCCGTACAAAGCCGACGAGATCGCGATGATCCATAAAGCGATCGTGAAGACTGGCCGCCCGATCGTCCTGAGCCTCTCGCCCGGGCCCGCCCCGCTTGAGAACGCTGTTGCTTTTGGGGAGAAGGCCCAGCTATGGCGCATCTCGAACGATGTCTGGGACCGTTGGACCGCCCCGCAGGATAAAGATCTGTTCCCGCAGCCCATCAAAGCGCAGTTTGACGTGATCGATAGCTGGACGAAGTACGTGAAGCCGGGCAACTGGCCCGATGCCGACATGCTTCCGCTGGGGACGCTCGGTCCGATCCCGGGCTGGGGCGAGCCTCGTGAGACCCGCCTGACCCACGACGAACAGAGGACGCTGATTACGCTCTGGTGCATCGCCCGCGAGCCGCTCTTCTTTGGCGGCAACCTGACGAAGCTGGACGACTGGACCGCCTCGCTGTTGACGAATCCCGAGGTGATCGCGATGGATCAGCACGGGCAGGACCAGCACCTTGCGGCGACTGACGGCGATGTCGTCGCGTGGACCTCAAAGGGAGCAGCGGGAGCGCAGTATCTGGCAATCTTCAACCGAGGCGATGCCTCAACCGAAATCAAGCAGCCCTTTGCCCACTACGGGCTGACGGGAAAGGCTTACAGATCGACGGAGTTATGGACGAAGTCGTCGACAGCGACCTCGGACAGCGTCTCGGCGACCATTCCACCACATGGCGCGGTGCTGTTCGAGCTCAAACCTTAG
- a CDS encoding GNAT family N-acetyltransferase, with amino-acid sequence MLPCEIRSATANDMVAVTAIYERFVLTTTNTLEVTPPDVSEMQRRRQSVLDRGLPYLVAELEGYVVGYCYASQFRPREGYRFTVEDSIYVRADCIGYGVGRKLLKALIAACENAGCHRLVACICGDNPASVALHTSQGFARVGTIPEAGFKLGNWIDMSMMQRPLGVSREVAMRSEAGELQAV; translated from the coding sequence ATGCTTCCCTGCGAGATACGGAGCGCTACCGCGAACGATATGGTCGCCGTAACGGCCATCTACGAACGCTTTGTGCTAACGACGACGAATACTCTTGAGGTCACTCCGCCCGATGTCTCCGAGATGCAGCGGCGGCGGCAGTCGGTCCTCGATCGAGGCCTCCCGTATCTCGTCGCGGAGCTGGAGGGCTATGTGGTCGGCTATTGCTACGCCTCGCAGTTCCGCCCGCGCGAAGGATACCGCTTCACGGTGGAAGACTCGATCTACGTCCGTGCCGACTGCATCGGATATGGCGTGGGCCGCAAGCTGCTCAAAGCATTGATCGCGGCTTGCGAGAACGCCGGCTGCCATCGCCTGGTCGCCTGCATCTGCGGAGACAATCCGGCTTCCGTGGCCCTCCACACCTCGCAGGGATTCGCCCGCGTAGGCACCATTCCGGAGGCTGGCTTCAAGTTAGGCAACTGGATCGATATGTCCATGATGCAGCGGCCACTGGGAGTTTCAAGAGAGGTCGCTATGCGATCCGAGGCGGGCGAGCTCCAGGCGGTCTAG